The sequence below is a genomic window from Sebastes fasciatus isolate fSebFas1 chromosome 18, fSebFas1.pri, whole genome shotgun sequence.
AAACAGCATTTTACACCATTtttgaaaaagaagaattactttaatgattagttgattatcaaaatagttggtgattatatttctgtcgatcgactaatcaATAAGTCAACTGTGCGTTGCAGTTATCCACCAAAATACTATTGATGAACTAAGTTGTAATAAAGTGATGAGCAAGTGTTTTCACAAGCAGCAATGTGCACGGGCTGATGTGTTTTGATTCATCTTTATATTACTGTAGTTTGATACTTGCAGTAGGCCTACCAGTGTGAAAATGGCCGGGTTTAAGTGCAATCCACATATTTAGATATTATGTCAGTATAAGAGTAGCGAAATGTGTGGCTGCAGCGTGTGAGTGGTTGAGTGACAGAGAAAGAGTGACAGCAGGTGGATGAAATTAATCCCGCACCACTCATCTGATTACTATATTCTGCACATTCCTGCACAATGTGTAATTTTTTCTACTTTATGTTTCTTgacttttgcattttttgtatcttttattttctcttatgtttattgttatgcaccaaTCTACCaaggcaaattccttgtatgtgaaaacctacttgaCAATAACCCTGATTCTGAATGCAATGTAGTGTGATTTCAGCTTTCTACTTTACATACCTTGTAAGACATGGTTTAGCTTTGGTAAGAGTTGCTCCAACATGGCTAGTCCACACTGCAGGTCTGCATCCTAGTTGGACATCCTCCAATCGACGAGAGGGACGGTGCTGGTACAGTGCAACCCTGAATGAAACAAGTTTGAATGTTCGTTAAGTCACGCATGCAACACTTGCACGGAACttaaaaacaaagaagaaatattcagatattttacttaagtaaaagtggtAATACtgcagtgtagaaatactccattacaagtaaaggtcctgcatttaaaatctttaaaagtacataagtatAATATACGTAAAAGTACTCAAAGTAAagaactcattatgcagaatggcactttttagaatattatattacttgattataattattgatgcattagtgtgtatatatatatatatatatcacttaatattgcagctggtaaatgttgAGCTCATTTCAACTAACGTTACTTTATATACAGCTGGGCAgcttgtaaaaaatatataataattgatttatattttgtattattaatctacATCTGCAAAATAACAAGTAACTTTAGTTGtcatataaatgtagtggaatagaggtataaagtagcataaaaagtAAAGTACTAGTACCGCAAAATTGTACTTGACCTCTTAAGCCTTAGGGtactggaaggtgtggttcgcctagacagagatacccaaaataaatcaaaaatagctccacaactactaggtctatatgcatgatcttggtctctatggataggtaagaccccAGTGTAAGTAACACAAgatgactgttactatgcctgagtaaactgtgatgaaccaaagaaaaaatttacatttttatcctcccctaaaatgttttctagattagacagtggataacaccattatagcaatgatgccatacAGAGATggcactgaattcattcagcaactccctgactacaactgtgccaaagcagatataaataacatgaagcacatagattctacaaaggttttagtaagGATAGGACCAGACGGACcctccatttggccacttgtatacccaaagtgtgccaaatgggttttctgcctattgaaagggaatctggctataaaatactactgatatccacaacaggaggctatgtgcacacaatggagcctttggccatgacatttaccttGTGCATCATCagattctaccattgtgcacagtatagaatcaataaaaaacaactaaattgtatagttttgactccaaatggaatagttttattataataatgaaatatgataaaGTAATAATACCAAATAAGATTAATAACAATGTaactaagaaaacaaaaaataatcaaaatgcatctacattcaatataaaaacagtcaaaaatattataaagtaaaaatacaatttctggtgcgttgattttgtaactaaaatattgaaatccttgtcaaacaaacattgtagacttgagtaaatgtacattccaccactgaagtttaataatgaaataaacagaactaaaaaaaacattctgtcaCCTGTTTTGACAAATGCGAACAAAACGTGATCTCCTTTTTCCACCTAACATAACATTACCGTCCTGTGTACTCCATCTTTAACTTAGATAACGCTAACAGTTACTCCATCTTTGGCACCGATAAACAACATCTTCCATTTACTTCcatcagggctgtcaaactcattttagttcATGGGCCACATACAGACAATTGGACAAATAGGAATACCAGTAGATTTTATTGAAAAATTGGAATGAATCAATGAAGTTTTCAAACTTGGCAAAGTCTTCCAGTGGGCCAGATTGGACCCTTTGGCGGCCCTTTGTGGCCCTCAGGCCgtatgtttgacacccctgactaacattaacattatgtGTTTCAACCAAGGATGTATGTTGCATTGTACTTTTGTCTTAGTAGTGCAGCGACTAGTCTAGTAGCTGGAATACCTAATAAAGGCCTTGCATCACCATGCATACACACTGCAATACACATGCTTATGTACAGGCTACATAAGCCTGTACATAAGCATGTGGGATCTACAGTATATCACTGTATCCAGCATATATAATAGGGCCTGCTACTCTTATTAGGACAGTGTCACCCCCATTGGACAAATAGGAATAGCAGTAGATTTTATTGAAAAATTGGAAAGAATGACTTCAATGAAGTTTTCAAACTTGGCAAAGTCTTCCAGTGGGCCGGATTGGACCCTTTTGGCGGCCCTTTGTGGCCCTCAGGCCgtatgtttgacacccctgactaacattaacattatgtGTTTCAACCAAGGATGTATGTTATACTTTTTTCTCAGTAGTGCAGAGACTGATCTAGTAGCTGGAATACCTAATAAAGGCTTTGCATCACCATGCATGCACACTGTAATAATGGAGAAGCTAGCTAAGCCTATAACTTCTTTCTCCCTCAACATGGCAACCTTTAACGTTACAAAACACCTACTTTCTGTACAGCTACAAAGCAGGTAAAGCATTAATAGGTTCCACTGCGACTTCACGACTCAAATGTACCACTTTCGATCGAATATATGTGATGTACGCAAACATATCGACGTTTGTCTGgcacacacattaaagaggaaaaaGTCCAGCAGCCATGATTTCATGTTGGTAACAACGTACCCTCCCACTCCGCGCCATGTATCGACACAGAACTAAACAAAAGGGTCAACACGTACCAAAATGTAGGCTGAACAATCACAGAGACGTTCTTCTTCCTTGTTAACACCACGCTATATTTCCCAAACTATGTTTTCTTATATAAATCGAGGTTTAAAATCTCTCAACTGTTGAAGAAGCGATGCAGGGCttttcacaggaagtgatgaaaGAAGAGAGCAGgagacttcaaaataaaagcgtcTTAGAACTGATCATCAGTGATTAGTGATGACTTTGTTttaccaaaaacagttttttctccAAGACAAAGCTATCATTCTCCTGGCCTGCAGGAGTCTAAAGTCAATTAGAATTAACTGTTTTGAGTTAATTAAGCTATCTGGATATATACGTAGTATACATATTTTTGCTTGATGATCACCTTCACTCCAACAATCCCAGATATATTGTGAACAATTGTTtcccagtattttttttttaagttcgGACAGTCCCATACACAGTGAAACAGAGTACCCCTTCCTgagtctgctgtctctgagTAGCTGTCTAtaactcacaaactctgatcaaacagtcaaactaggcagcgctgatcaaatatgaattaatatcatgttactgtaatgcctatttctcgcctcaaattttttcagaaacatcttgtagtgtactgtttagctgtaaaatgagaaagtttgtgacctggcagccatgttgagatcagttgaggaaataccaagcaccgcccaccagccggagcaaactgcCTCATTTTTcagcttaacagtacactacaagatgtttctgaaaacatttgaggcgagaaataggcattacagtaacagaatattgattcatatttgatcagtgctgcctagtttgaccgtttgatcagagttcgcgagtgattgacagctgcctccgttgaatgaacagccaataggaacgctctctctctgaaattacctgtgatggccaaagtctccagtcatgggctggatttttttaaagcctgaaaacagagccatgaggacatgcagaagtctagttttctctcagaacactatgcatattacaatatgctgaaaggtcattatggaatttttgcccaatgatgccaaaaatattctgcataCTGCATGTTACTGAAATTGGTCACAGTTCCAAATAGGACCATCACTTGCAGTCAGCCATTTGGTGATTCCCACACTAAATTAATGAATCCATAACTGATGCAGGTATTTCCTTCCTTTTCATAAAATGAACAAACTGAGCAGGCCATTACAGTTTAttttagaaaagaaaaacaccaaGCCACTTCAATACATTGACTTTTTAGCCAATTACTCCATAAGGAAACTTAAATATTTCATTCAACCATATCaatctgaaaacaaaacacaaaatccaACCAATAAGGTTTGTATTAGTGTTAGCATTAGATGCCAAGGACAAGTTGGCATACCAGTGAAATGGTGGTATTTTGACAGCTTTTAGTATACATTTCATGTACAAgttatgtttatatgtttatgtctgaatggtaaaaaaaaaaccttgggTTGCATAAAGACTGTGTATCCTCTTGGTGcaacatgtgaacatgttccatttttcttttttctgtatgTATGTGCAGCCTGCAGTGTTGTGCTCGTTGGGGTGTGTTCAGAAAGCTCTGAAAAGCTGGTTTGGCATGTATCCCAGGTGGAGGAAGGAAGATTGGGCTTCTCTCTCGAGGTTCGCCAGCTCCTGGACCGTCGGCGCCAGAACATCCACGTGGCCCTTGTAGTTACTACCTAGACAAGCGCAACAGGATTGCAGGTCAAGCTCAACATAAAAGCAGCGAATGTAATGCGTTTTTTTTAGTTACCAGCCAATCTATGCAATAATTATAGATATTTTTTGCAGACAAAAATATGTACTGGAAGATTGGTtactatagagtgctccagggatgatgtatttttgtaagccaaccaggaagttagcatcaccctggttcccttgacaaatagccaatgggatttttccatggggttttggattattgcagaaaataagctctgtggcaaacgaacgtttatgatacttacacgttttgttcagcaagataatctccacaaatgaacatcacacatttatgattttttaagtgtaaaatgcaatcgccagaagtaaaaaactaaCATTAGTGtacaaacaaactacaccacggttgcatgagcgcgagtatacacaactaGGCTGTAACTGCGGAcaagtctcatttagccacttgttagcaacagactattttaagacacataaaggcttcaaaattcacaagtggggatATTttctgacgtattttatatcgtagaacaaaatgttaaagcttgtgttaaccacagacctcatttcaggcatctaactaaaatcccattgacttccagacgaaggaACCGGTAGTGCTAAAATGACAACTCAtctccgggttttaggactcattcctgtagcactctattcaTAAAGCAATGCTACCAGTGTGGCTAAAAATGTTTCATTATGCTTGTACACAGTCATAACACACATACCTCCCGTTGCCCTACGCTGGCCATAGGTGACCTTTCCATCGAAATCATCCAAAGGTACTTTGATGTCTGGCTCACACTGGGTGATGGTGCACTTTAGATGCTCCTCAATATCTGACAGGAGCTGTGGTTGAGAGGAAAAGGGAAATGAGAGTCCATGATGGGTAGTGCAGAATTATGTAAAATTGTGACAAGTCAAAAGTGTGTGCTTGAGCTTTCAGCGCTTCCAAAAATTAAGCACTGCTTACTATGAATGCATTATATCTCACATCAGACACAAACCCAAGGGTGCCGTTTCTGCCAGGATGACAAACGCATCCGTTTCCTATTGAATCACTTTAAAAGCCCTCCGTTGAATCGGTCGTATTTCAAATAGCACATTTGTACTCGCTGCCTCAGCTGGATCAAGTTTGTGTCTGCGTCTTTGTTCACCTCTTTCTCGTTGTACCAGATGGTGcaacctccctcctccttcagtCGGGTGTTGTAGCAGCCTCGGCCTCGGTTCGCGCAAACATGGTACCACACCTGCACGTGtagaaaaaaaatttattcaaGCTATTTTCAAAAACTATGCGTAATCAAAACTAGTTATCAGCGTATTTCTATAATCCTACCTTCTCCTTCTCCATAGCAACCAAGGAGATGGCCAGTCCCATTCTGCAAGTTAAAAGGAAATGAGATGATTTTAACTGTATGGGGCAGTAAGTCAATATTAGAAAGCTCCACTCTTTCAGTTGAATCATATTGTGAATGATTACATTTTAAGGGATGATATGTGAAAGTTTCAGTTTGCAATGAAGATGAATTTGACACGAGAATgtgattttacaaacaaaatcacatgGTAACATAAGAAAATAATAACTCTTCCTCAGCCGTAATGCAAAAACTGGGTTATTTTCAAGAATGCCGGTGCTTACCTCTCAGCTCTTCCAACTCTGCCGATACGATGGACGTAGTTCTGCTTCTCATCTGGCAGGGTGACGTTAATCACTGGaggaaaaagagatgaagagagtggatttgtgtgtacACAAAATGCAGCGACGTATTCTCTTGTAATGAACACTGTATATAATCAGCATTTGAAAAAGGCATATGGGAACCAAAATCAAATATATTTACCATAAGGAACTCCGTGGACGTCAATTCCTCTGGCGGCTACGTCTGTGCAGACCAAGAGCTTCACTTCTTTCCTCTGAGAACACAAGAGGATCTTCAAACATCGATATACTGAATATAATTCTGTAAAAGCGTATCAATAAGTTGTTGTTCTTTTACCTTGAAGCGCTCCAAGTTAGTTTTCCGCTCATTTGGCTTACGATCACCATGGAGACAGACGCAGGAAAGCTGGTGGCCTTTAGCGTCCGGACCTAAAGATAAGAGATCAATactgaggggaggaggggaTTCTGATGCGATGGGATGTTTctacttttttaaaatgtccagCGATGGCTGACAAGTAAAATCTCAGTGGTACTAATGGCTCCTACCTCCTCCCTGCTGAATGAAGTACTGCTCCATGTTGTCACAGTCAATCTTGGTGCGACAGAAGACGATAGCCTGGTCCATCTTGTGCTCCTTGATGGCCCTCACGGCGTACTCGCCCTTCAGCATCTTGATGGCTTCTGACCACATTTCTAAAAATGCACACATTTGTTCTTAATAATGACTTTTTGTGCAAGGAAATGTTGTTTATGTGATGCACATTACATATATCCTTTATTTCACTAATTGCGTTTAAAATCTCCTtttcaagagagacctggccaagagggcaGGACAACATtgttacaacaataaacacaaacaatacgagcagacaaatacaactGTCACACACTACAAGTGGATGAGCACAATATCCAGTTAATATGCAATACAAAAACAGTTATAGTCCATAAAACAGGTCAATTTTAAATCGATTTCAGTTAGAAATTTAAGAACAATCACACTGATTGAGAGTGCTATTTTCTCGATCCTTTACAATGGACTTAAATTCTCCCATAGTAATCAGCTCTGACAATTTCAGGTCCTTCTGTACATTGTTCCAGGAAGAAGACAAcatatttaaaagtttttttggaTGGTTCTGTTCAAACCTCTGGGAccaacatctgtagaatattatgagaatgcaggccatattgattttttttttttttacacatgtaTGTACATTGATAGGAGATGCCCCTCAAACACTATATTTAAACAAATCAAACTAGTGGAGGGACAAAATGAAATGGTCAAAACTGTGCTGTCTATCTTCTCTTACCTGCAGAATTGGCTCCTGGTCTGGTGTTATCTTTGGCATGGACTTCATCAGTCTATCCAAAACAGAtcaacagagaaaaaaactcactCAACATAAACTGAGAGAAATAACAAGCATACAAGCTTAAAAATGTGTTGAATCGTCCACAATGCTGACAGCAAAGCAAAATCCCTGCTGCATTTTCTCCCTCACTACCGCCGACTATGTCACCATGATGTGCGTCTTTGGGGCAACATTAGGGACTCACCCGGATGTGGTTCTTGCCGATGCGCTCCCAGAGCCGATCGTTCTTAGGATTGACGGGCACCACCACGTGGTGGACACTCTCGGGGACAGAGTCCTCCCCCTTCAGGTCAACCCAGGTGGGAAAGTGCATGATACGCTCAGACAGCTTCTTTACGTCAAACGAATGCAGCGTGGCCGAACAAACAATCACCTGGAAGAGAAGATAGCAACTGATGCACATGGACATAACTGACATAGTTCACTGGGACTCCTCCCATTTGACAACAATAACATagtgtgttgtttttatctCAAGTGTTACCTGTAGTCTCTTGCCGTCCGATGTGACCTGAGGGATTTGGTTATGGATCCTGTTGATAAAGTCGGTATAGCCTGCGGACAGTAGGCCGTCCTGAGGGACGCAGAGAACACAGACAAATGATAAGTGACGTCAGGTATTGTTATGCTGTGTGAAacaaccattaaaaaaaaatagtatttgTACTTTATAGGCTGTGAAAATTCAACACTTTTGATGTAACAGGAAATACTCTAGATGTGTTGTACATACACACTCATCCAGGACTAGGAAGCGGACTTGGGACAGACTGAGCTTCCCAGTGGATATGAGGTCGTCCAGTCTGCCGGGTGTTCCCACCACAATGTCAATCTAATTATAAGATGACACAggcaaaaaaatatgtttgttagAAAAACTTTTTCAAATCTGTGTTTAACAGTAAACTcaattaaatgtttgtttggagGAGAGTACATGTCCCGTACCCCTTGTTCCAGAGCAGCCAGCTGGTCTTTGGCAGGCACACCACCAATCACCAGCAGGCTCCTGTGGCGACACATCAACAAATTACTGTACGGCATATGTCAACATTAAAAAATTAAGCACTTGCTCCATCTGCTGGTATAAAACAGGAATTATACATTAACTGGAAAATGCAGGCAAATCGCGGCATGCAATGACTTAAGTGTAATACTGGTTTTCAAAAGTACCTACACATGCATTTTCTGCACAATTCATGGTTTTAAAACATTCTTTCCAACCAATGTTGATACCAGCTCTGTATAGCCATACCTGAGTTTGGGGTTATCCACATATTTCCCACATTGCTTGACATTGTTGAGAGTTTGTTCAGCCAATTCTTTAGATGGCTCGAGGATCAGGGCTTTGGGCGCGTTGGATGATGCTTTTACCTGAGTCACTTTGGCACTACCTGCACAAACACAGAGCAAAGACGGCCTATTCAACGTCTTTAGGGGTGTAAAATCACACGTTTcatcacaatacgatattatattgtttctttggacaacgataccaTATTTgatgatatcacaaagtcttgCCAAGATATGATTTGGATTTGATTAAATGCAGGGGGCTGCCATCGATAGGAGACAATATCATATGTACATTTAACACAATCTGTTTCATTTATATCagctcacaaaaagcaactaaaatatgatttgacaattttattactgagcTCTGTAGGGAGGAGATGCGCTTGGAcggaaatggtgacacagacgtgccgtgggaatttcaaaataaaggtgtatcttaaagatgatatgtatcgatgttttcactttgcatcaatgATAAAGGATCGTTGCTCATTGAATtgatatatcgatccagatcgatggATCCTTACATCCCTATTTGTCTCTGTGGTGATGAATTCATGGGTGTATCAGCATGGTAAAAATGCAACTCTGGTAACTTGTTTTAGAAAAGCCATAGCAAAagaaggcttttattgtgaaaagaacTAATGCATTATGTCGTCCAAACATCAAATTATCCCTGGATGTCTATCTCACAATCACATTTGGTATATTTTTCTTGCTGCACCTGACATGAGGTTGCATCCACACACCTGTCTGAGAAGATTTGACTGCGTGGCCCTCTGGCGCCTGGTCCAAGGCAACAAACCCACTCTTAGGGGCATTTTTAAAGTCTTCTCCTCCAAAGTTGAACTTCAGCTCTGCATTCTGGCACACAGATAAGGAAAAGAGCAATTTGTATGGTGTAAATGTGGCACCCTGTTGGGATTGTTTTGAACCATTATTTTGATGTGATACCTTGAGCACACAGGAGGCAAAGAAGGGCTGATTCTTCACATGTTGAGGGATCTCAAAAGCCACACCCAGGTCATTACCTGGAATaaggaaaacag
It includes:
- the ddx1 gene encoding ATP-dependent RNA helicase DDX1, with translation MAAFSEMGVMAEIAQAVEELDWLLPTDIQAESIPLILGGGDVLMAAETGSGKTGAFSMPVIQIVYETLKDQQEGKMGRASIKTGGAIFNNWQMNPYDRSAAFAIGPDGMCCQSREFKEWHGCRSTKGVTKGQYYYEVTCHDQGLCRIGWSTSQAALDLGTDKYGFGFGGTGKKSNNKQFDSYGEEYTMHDTIGCYLDLDKGQISFSKNGNDLGVAFEIPQHVKNQPFFASCVLKNAELKFNFGGEDFKNAPKSGFVALDQAPEGHAVKSSQTGSAKVTQVKASSNAPKALILEPSKELAEQTLNNVKQCGKYVDNPKLRSLLVIGGVPAKDQLAALEQGIDIVVGTPGRLDDLISTGKLSLSQVRFLVLDECDGLLSAGYTDFINRIHNQIPQVTSDGKRLQVIVCSATLHSFDVKKLSERIMHFPTWVDLKGEDSVPESVHHVVVPVNPKNDRLWERIGKNHIRTDEVHAKDNTRPGANSAEMWSEAIKMLKGEYAVRAIKEHKMDQAIVFCRTKIDCDNMEQYFIQQGGGPDAKGHQLSCVCLHGDRKPNERKTNLERFKRKEVKLLVCTDVAARGIDVHGVPYVINVTLPDEKQNYVHRIGRVGRAERMGLAISLVAMEKEKVWYHVCANRGRGCYNTRLKEEGGCTIWYNEKELLSDIEEHLKCTITQCEPDIKVPLDDFDGKVTYGQRRATGGSNYKGHVDVLAPTVQELANLEREAQSSFLHLGYMPNQLFRAF